The Clostridium sporogenes genome contains a region encoding:
- a CDS encoding DUF4397 domain-containing protein has protein sequence MFDLPCFDENKVKFRKSDEKSHVRILHASPDAPAVDIYINDNLISKGLSYKGFTEYMPLISTVYNIKVFPTGKKDVPVINKNIFIPPNSIYTIAVTGLLRDIALFPILDKKLDNKNPNKAYVRFVHLSPNAPKVDFYMNDKEIFNNVGYKNITDYYPVDPKNYTLSLKLANTETTVLTSPNANLKANKYYTVYAVGLADGKPSLQVLIPLDGNSYIK, from the coding sequence ATGTTTGATTTGCCTTGTTTTGATGAAAACAAAGTAAAATTTAGAAAAAGTGATGAAAAATCACATGTTAGAATTCTTCACGCATCCCCCGATGCTCCTGCCGTAGATATATATATAAACGATAATTTGATATCTAAAGGACTATCTTATAAAGGTTTTACTGAGTATATGCCTTTAATATCCACTGTTTATAACATAAAAGTATTTCCTACTGGTAAAAAGGATGTACCTGTTATAAACAAAAATATTTTTATTCCACCAAACTCTATATATACAATAGCAGTTACAGGCCTTCTTAGAGATATAGCTTTATTTCCTATACTCGATAAAAAATTAGACAATAAAAATCCAAATAAAGCTTATGTGCGTTTTGTTCATCTTTCTCCTAATGCTCCAAAGGTAGATTTTTATATGAATGATAAAGAAATATTTAATAATGTAGGCTATAAAAACATAACAGATTACTATCCAGTAGATCCTAAAAATTATACACTATCTCTAAAGCTTGCTAATACAGAAACTACAGTACTAACTTCCCCAAATGCTAATTTAAAAGCTAATAAATATTATACTGTTTATGCTGTAGGATTAGCTGATGGAAAACCTTCTCTACAGGTTTTAATTCCTCTTGATGGAAACTCATATATAAAATAA
- a CDS encoding copper amine oxidase N-terminal domain-containing protein, with amino-acid sequence MKILLYSFIGLLSFSLVDLLLNAAKFMYHHKYGKVVFKINKNKYKKSKVSKKEFLMTVSPFKDENNNVYLPLKYVADSLGIKLYNDDEYSIIIKVMDKNIKANEEVIFIENSSTNLNRKIDKNIKIRNNELMLPQNYIKDIFEVNIEVDNKTGEVILK; translated from the coding sequence GTGAAAATTCTTTTATACAGCTTTATAGGTTTGTTATCTTTTAGTCTAGTTGATCTCCTTTTAAATGCTGCAAAATTCATGTATCATCATAAATATGGTAAAGTGGTTTTTAAAATAAACAAGAATAAATACAAGAAAAGTAAGGTTTCTAAAAAAGAATTTTTAATGACTGTAAGTCCTTTTAAGGACGAAAATAATAATGTATATTTACCTTTAAAATATGTGGCAGATTCCTTGGGGATAAAGCTATATAATGATGATGAATATAGTATAATTATAAAGGTAATGGATAAGAATATTAAAGCTAATGAAGAAGTAATCTTTATAGAAAATAGTTCAACAAATTTAAATAGAAAAATAGATAAGAATATAAAAATTAGAAATAATGAACTAATGTTACCACAAAACTATATTAAAGATATCTTCGAAGTAAATATAGAGGTAGACAATAAAACAGGAGAAGTAATACTTAAATAA